A window of the Polaribacter batillariae genome harbors these coding sequences:
- the rsmI gene encoding 16S rRNA (cytidine(1402)-2'-O)-methyltransferase has product MSKLYIVPTPIGNLEDMTFRAIRVLKEVDFILAEDTRTSGKLLKHFEISTPMHSHHMHNEHKSVKGVVQRILNGETCALISDAGTPAISDPGFLLTRACVENNIEVDCLPGATAFVPALVNSGLPNDKFIFEGFLPVKKGRQTRFLLLAEETRTMIFYESPHKLVRTLGHFIEYFGAERKVSVSRELTKMFEETVRGTAKEVLAHYTAKPPKGEIVVIVEGKK; this is encoded by the coding sequence ATGAGTAAACTATATATAGTTCCAACACCCATTGGTAATTTAGAAGATATGACTTTTAGAGCAATTCGTGTTTTAAAAGAAGTCGATTTTATTTTGGCTGAAGATACCAGAACAAGTGGAAAACTCTTAAAACATTTCGAAATTTCTACTCCAATGCACAGTCATCATATGCATAATGAGCACAAATCTGTAAAAGGAGTTGTTCAGAGAATTTTAAATGGAGAAACCTGCGCTTTAATTTCTGATGCAGGAACTCCTGCCATTTCAGATCCTGGTTTTTTATTGACTAGAGCTTGCGTAGAAAATAATATCGAGGTTGATTGTTTACCAGGAGCAACAGCTTTTGTGCCTGCTTTGGTAAATTCTGGCTTACCCAATGACAAGTTTATTTTTGAAGGTTTTTTACCTGTTAAAAAAGGAAGACAAACCCGTTTTTTGTTGTTAGCAGAAGAAACCAGGACCATGATTTTTTACGAATCGCCACACAAATTGGTAAGAACATTAGGTCATTTTATCGAATATTTTGGGGCCGAAAGAAAAGTTTCAGTTTCCAGAGAACTCACAAAAATGTTTGAAGAAACTGTAAGAGGAACTGCCAAAGAAGTGTTGGCTCATTATACAGCAAAACCACCAAAAGGTGAGATTGTTGTTATTGTTGAAGGGAAGAAATAA
- a CDS encoding HopJ type III effector protein, which translates to MNIQQFKTKLKSNPTAITFAETMQVIEEFYNFTPTAFTNGELKNKATENTGSCKLFAFAKLQKLTKEETLFCFGEHYKNVLEDKDGDGHQNIRNFIKTGFKGLFFERKALELK; encoded by the coding sequence ATGAACATCCAACAATTCAAAACCAAATTAAAATCGAATCCAACAGCAATTACTTTTGCAGAAACGATGCAAGTAATTGAAGAGTTTTATAACTTCACTCCAACTGCTTTTACAAATGGAGAACTCAAAAACAAAGCTACAGAAAATACGGGTTCTTGCAAATTATTTGCATTTGCAAAACTTCAAAAATTAACGAAAGAAGAAACCTTATTTTGTTTTGGCGAACATTACAAAAATGTTTTAGAAGATAAAGACGGAGATGGACATCAAAATATTAGAAATTTTATAAAAACGGGTTTTAAGGGCTTGTTTTTTGAGCGTAAAGCTTTAGAATTGAAGTAA
- a CDS encoding uracil-DNA glycosylase family protein, with product MKNLLSEIKKCTICEPYLDLGANPVVTAHKKSKIVIVGQAPGTKVHASGIAWNDASGKQLRKWLNVSDEVFYNTEKFAIIPMGFCYPGKGKSGDKPPRKECAPQWHTQIFNKLPNIELVVLIGMYAQNYYLKDKAKRTLTETVDHYPEYLPDYFVLPHPSPRNRFWLTKNPWFEKNVVPELQKRVLEILKN from the coding sequence GTGAAAAATCTTTTATCAGAAATAAAAAAATGTACCATTTGCGAACCTTATTTAGATTTGGGTGCGAACCCTGTAGTTACCGCGCATAAAAAATCTAAAATTGTAATTGTTGGTCAGGCTCCAGGAACTAAAGTGCATGCTTCTGGAATTGCATGGAACGATGCCAGTGGAAAACAATTGCGAAAATGGCTAAATGTTTCTGACGAAGTTTTTTACAACACCGAAAAATTTGCCATAATTCCTATGGGATTTTGTTATCCAGGAAAAGGGAAAAGTGGCGATAAACCTCCCAGAAAAGAGTGCGCTCCACAATGGCACACACAAATATTTAACAAATTACCTAATATAGAATTGGTAGTTTTAATTGGTATGTACGCACAAAATTATTACTTAAAAGACAAAGCAAAAAGAACGTTAACTGAAACTGTAGATCATTATCCTGAATATTTACCAGACTATTTTGTGTTACCTCATCCATCTCCACGAAACCGATTTTGGCTTACAAAAAATCCATGGTTCGAGAAAAACGTAGTTCCTGAATTGCAAAAAAGAGTTTTAGAAATTTTGAAAAACTAG
- a CDS encoding carboxymuconolactone decarboxylase family protein: protein MPLVTPLSSEYDLETQKLAEFFNETLGFCPNSVLTMQRRPAISKAFINLNKAVMANEGRVTSALKRMIAWVSSNATGCRYCQAHAIRAAERYGAEQEQLDNIWEYKTHPAFSNAERAALDFSLAASMVPNAVDAKIKEQLYKYWDEGEIVEMLGVISLFGYLNRWNDSMGTTLEEDAIDSGNQYLGKHGFEVGKHDGSKY from the coding sequence ATGCCATTAGTAACGCCATTATCGTCGGAATACGATTTAGAAACGCAAAAACTTGCAGAATTTTTTAATGAAACCTTGGGTTTTTGTCCAAACTCTGTATTAACCATGCAAAGAAGACCCGCAATTTCTAAAGCATTTATTAATTTAAATAAAGCAGTTATGGCCAATGAAGGTAGAGTTACATCTGCTTTAAAAAGAATGATTGCTTGGGTTTCTAGCAACGCAACAGGTTGTAGGTATTGCCAAGCACATGCAATTAGAGCCGCAGAACGTTATGGAGCAGAACAAGAACAATTAGATAATATTTGGGAATACAAAACACATCCTGCTTTTTCTAACGCAGAAAGAGCTGCCTTAGATTTTTCTTTAGCAGCTTCTATGGTGCCAAATGCTGTAGATGCAAAAATTAAAGAACAGCTATACAAATATTGGGATGAAGGCGAAATTGTAGAAATGTTAGGTGTAATTTCTCTCTTTGGGTATTTAAATCGTTGGAACGATTCAATGGGAACTACTTTAGAAGAAGATGCCATTGATTCTGGAAATCAATATTTAGGAAAACACGGTTTTGAAGTGGGCAAACACGATGGATCTAAATATTAA
- a CDS encoding T9SS type B sorting domain-containing protein, translating into MATLTSEKEADFAGKQASGAGWIGGSDEETEGVWKWVTGPEAGTVFWNGQISSTTPNFANWNNNEPNDFRGNNTTGEDYAHITDPSIGIRGAWNDLPNVGGTGLYVPKGYIVEYGMPNDPPLNIVATSRIYLPQITAFTEASICESGTATISATQSEGQVLWYTSKTGGASIFTGNDFTTTVSETTTFYASVSVDGCTTLPRIPITITANQRPAITNTKNDFICSGTALLTATASKGEVNWYDSLTSLTPIFTGNTYRTPLLTATTSYFVEANDSNCTSLNRIEVIAEVDATIPSFNVENKSVVLCKDIGSVTLKVVPKQDNYTFVWKKEGNLIPGNTSEINITDVGTYTVRAFSKAGCESLEETIVVTNSEIANVTKDDILIIDDSDNNSISVEVKNIGSGNYEFALDDEFGIYKDEGFFEGITTGLHTLYIKDKGGCGIAEYTFSILEFPRFFTPNNDQKNDFWHLKGYNKDFYTISNIYIYDRYGVLLTKISQESEGWNGTYKGKLLPSNSYWFQAILTDKNGLSIEKKGSFSLIRK; encoded by the coding sequence TTGGCAACTTTAACGAGCGAAAAAGAAGCAGATTTTGCTGGAAAACAAGCTTCTGGAGCAGGTTGGATTGGTGGTTCTGACGAAGAAACAGAAGGTGTTTGGAAATGGGTAACTGGCCCAGAAGCTGGCACTGTTTTTTGGAACGGACAAATTAGTAGCACCACTCCAAATTTTGCAAATTGGAATAATAACGAACCAAATGACTTTAGAGGAAATAATACAACTGGAGAAGATTATGCACATATTACAGATCCTTCCATAGGAATTAGAGGAGCTTGGAACGATTTACCAAACGTAGGAGGAACAGGTTTATACGTACCTAAAGGTTATATTGTAGAATATGGCATGCCAAACGATCCTCCATTAAATATTGTAGCAACTTCTCGTATTTATTTGCCACAAATAACTGCATTTACAGAAGCAAGTATTTGCGAATCTGGAACAGCAACAATTTCTGCAACCCAAAGCGAAGGGCAAGTTTTGTGGTACACTTCAAAAACTGGAGGCGCTTCAATTTTCACAGGAAACGATTTTACAACTACAGTTTCAGAAACCACCACATTTTACGCTTCAGTTTCTGTTGATGGTTGTACAACTTTGCCAAGAATACCAATAACAATTACTGCAAATCAAAGACCTGCTATAACAAATACCAAAAACGATTTTATTTGCTCTGGAACAGCATTGCTAACAGCAACAGCTTCAAAAGGTGAGGTAAATTGGTACGATTCTTTAACAAGTTTAACTCCTATATTTACAGGAAATACTTACAGAACTCCTTTGTTAACTGCAACAACATCTTATTTTGTAGAAGCAAATGATTCTAATTGTACATCCTTAAACAGAATAGAGGTAATTGCAGAAGTAGATGCTACAATACCTAGCTTTAATGTCGAAAATAAAAGCGTTGTACTGTGTAAAGATATTGGTTCTGTAACTTTAAAAGTTGTACCCAAACAAGATAATTATACCTTTGTTTGGAAAAAAGAAGGAAATCTAATTCCTGGAAATACTTCAGAAATTAATATTACAGATGTTGGAACTTACACTGTAAGAGCATTTTCTAAAGCGGGTTGCGAATCTTTAGAAGAAACAATTGTTGTTACAAATTCTGAAATTGCAAATGTTACCAAAGACGATATTTTAATTATAGACGATTCTGATAATAATTCTATTTCGGTTGAAGTTAAAAATATAGGATCTGGAAATTATGAATTTGCCTTAGATGATGAGTTTGGAATCTATAAAGATGAAGGTTTTTTCGAAGGAATAACAACAGGGTTGCATACATTATATATAAAAGACAAAGGAGGTTGTGGAATTGCAGAATATACTTTTTCGATATTAGAGTTCCCAAGGTTTTTTACTCCTAACAACGACCAAAAAAATGATTTTTGGCATTTAAAAGGATACAATAAAGACTTTTATACAATTTCAAATATTTATATTTACGACAGATATGGAGTGCTTTTAACTAAAATATCGCAAGAAAGTGAAGGATGGAATGGAACATATAAAGGAAAATTACTACCTTCTAACAGTTATTGGTTTCAAGCAATTTTAACCGATAAAAACGGTTTATCTATAGAAAAGAAAGGAAGTTTTAGTTTAATAAGAAAATAA
- a CDS encoding OsmC family protein produces MVKNIVTTVWREKSQFETDNPSGYKLTMFDKSQDNGDTVGFAPKALMLSSLAGCSGLDVVSLLEKMRAEVADFKIEVTAELTDEHPKFYNKVKVDYHFTDAALQPEKIQKAVNLSVTKYCGVMEMFRQFAEVKTEIFLHNIEN; encoded by the coding sequence ATGGTTAAAAATATAGTTACCACTGTTTGGAGAGAAAAATCGCAATTCGAAACCGACAATCCTAGTGGTTATAAATTAACAATGTTCGATAAATCTCAAGACAATGGCGACACTGTTGGTTTTGCACCCAAAGCGTTAATGCTGTCTTCTTTAGCAGGTTGCTCTGGTTTAGATGTAGTTTCTCTATTAGAAAAAATGCGCGCGGAAGTTGCCGATTTTAAAATTGAAGTTACTGCAGAATTAACAGACGAACATCCTAAATTTTACAACAAGGTAAAAGTAGATTATCATTTTACAGATGCAGCATTACAGCCAGAAAAAATACAGAAAGCGGTAAATTTATCTGTTACAAAATACTGTGGAGTTATGGAAATGTTTAGACAGTTTGCAGAGGTAAAAACCGAAATATTTTTACATAACATAGAAAATTAA